The Pelagibacterium halotolerans B2 genome has a segment encoding these proteins:
- a CDS encoding helix-turn-helix domain-containing protein produces the protein MRAPIGLRISTRRKGLRLSQAALARSVEISPSYLNLIEANKRQVGGTLLQRIASELDIPIDELTGEAEHRLIHELVETFADPALADVGLGMETARSLVATQPEIARVIAKLYRAYMAASASADAYANRLRADPLLSQLLHQVLSGITAVRSSAEILEDVDDLSTAERAQFVTSITKETRGLSAVAQNLIGQFDHASTVRKSASVRRELDDMIFAARNYFPALEQRGAEIARDMRSSGAIGEAAIAHLLETVHGVRVERNARPNSGRAFGHDAERGVLWFRNTVPQSTRQFQMVRLISELTSGNVLTEAVGVPHLSSETARHLARKYLTSYIAGAALFPYGQFLGDAESLRYDVEALSERYNASFEQIAHRLVTLRAEGAEGVPFGFLRSDPAGRLTKHFPLPGLLLPHTGHACPLWALYGAFRSSGQLIRQVVRFSDGSRFLFVAKAVSRRASGFTDQALPHSVLLVTDILHADRTVYADGLDLSDSDADVPVGPTCRLCTRTDCVSREEAPFAPGDEPTLTTARA, from the coding sequence ATGCGAGCGCCGATCGGGCTTCGAATAAGTACACGCCGCAAGGGGTTGAGGCTCTCTCAGGCCGCACTGGCGCGAAGTGTCGAAATCTCTCCGAGCTACCTCAATCTCATCGAAGCCAACAAGCGTCAGGTCGGCGGCACGCTGCTCCAGCGCATAGCATCCGAGCTCGACATCCCCATCGATGAACTGACGGGCGAAGCGGAGCATCGACTCATTCATGAACTCGTGGAGACCTTTGCCGACCCCGCACTTGCCGATGTCGGACTGGGGATGGAGACGGCACGCAGCCTTGTTGCCACGCAGCCCGAAATCGCCCGTGTCATTGCCAAGCTCTATCGAGCCTATATGGCCGCTTCCGCCAGCGCGGATGCATACGCCAACCGACTGAGGGCCGACCCGCTTCTCAGCCAATTGCTGCATCAGGTTCTCTCGGGCATCACCGCGGTTCGATCCTCGGCCGAGATTCTCGAGGACGTGGATGATCTCAGCACCGCCGAGCGGGCTCAATTCGTCACCTCGATCACAAAAGAGACACGCGGCCTCTCGGCAGTGGCACAAAATCTCATCGGGCAGTTCGATCACGCGAGCACCGTAAGAAAATCGGCCTCTGTGCGGCGCGAACTGGACGACATGATCTTCGCGGCGCGCAATTATTTTCCCGCGCTCGAACAACGTGGTGCCGAAATTGCTCGGGACATGCGGTCATCCGGTGCCATCGGAGAGGCTGCCATCGCCCATCTGCTCGAGACCGTGCATGGCGTCAGGGTAGAGCGCAACGCGCGGCCCAACTCTGGCCGTGCTTTCGGTCATGATGCCGAACGGGGCGTCCTGTGGTTCCGAAACACTGTCCCGCAGTCTACTCGCCAGTTTCAAATGGTCAGGTTGATCTCTGAGTTGACCAGCGGCAACGTGCTGACTGAAGCCGTCGGGGTGCCCCACCTGTCTTCGGAAACGGCCCGCCATCTTGCGCGAAAATATCTCACCTCATACATCGCCGGCGCGGCACTGTTTCCCTATGGCCAGTTTCTCGGCGACGCGGAATCGCTGCGCTATGACGTCGAAGCACTGAGCGAACGCTACAACGCAAGTTTCGAACAGATCGCCCACCGGCTCGTGACGCTGCGAGCCGAGGGTGCGGAAGGGGTTCCGTTCGGTTTCCTGCGTTCCGACCCGGCGGGGCGCCTCACCAAGCACTTTCCCCTCCCTGGCCTTTTGTTACCCCATACCGGGCATGCCTGCCCTCTTTGGGCCCTTTATGGGGCTTTTCGATCATCGGGCCAGCTGATCCGGCAAGTGGTTCGATTTTCCGATGGCTCGCGGTTTCTGTTCGTGGCCAAGGCGGTTTCGCGCCGCGCCTCCGGCTTCACCGACCAGGCTCTTCCCCATTCGGTCCTGCTTGTTACCGACATTCTTCATGCCGACCGCACCGTCTATGCCGACGGATTGGACCTGAGCGACTCCGATGCCGATGTTCCGGTCGGACCGACGTGCCGCCTGTGCACCCGAACCGATTGCGTCAGCCGAGAGGAGGCACCTTTCGCTCCCGGGGACGAGCCTACCCTGACCACCGCCCGTGCCTGA
- a CDS encoding ABC transporter ATP-binding protein, which translates to MQAKPNVVLHVADVHKNFGGLHALADIDLEVEEGKTHAIIGPNGAGKSTLLNVIIGRIPPTSGAVVFDGTVLTGKRPHEINQLGVSRVFQTPEIFADLSVLQNVMTPAFAKRDGAFRINFAKPLERETALRHEAEAMLEDVGLVDRRGVNAGSLSRGDKRRLELAMCLIQKPRLLLLDEPTAGMSRHDTNTTIELLKKIKSRGMTKVIIEHDMHVVFSLADKISVLAGGRIIAEGLPEEVRGDPRVQEAYLGGAH; encoded by the coding sequence ATGCAAGCAAAACCTAATGTCGTTCTGCATGTTGCTGACGTACACAAAAATTTCGGTGGTCTGCATGCCCTCGCCGATATCGACCTTGAGGTCGAGGAAGGCAAAACCCATGCGATCATCGGGCCGAATGGGGCTGGCAAGTCCACTTTGCTCAATGTCATCATCGGGCGCATCCCGCCCACGAGCGGTGCGGTGGTGTTTGACGGCACCGTGTTGACGGGCAAACGACCCCATGAGATCAACCAACTGGGCGTCAGCCGTGTCTTTCAGACACCAGAGATCTTTGCCGATCTTTCGGTGCTCCAAAATGTCATGACGCCCGCCTTCGCCAAGCGCGACGGCGCGTTCAGGATCAACTTTGCCAAGCCCCTCGAGCGTGAGACAGCCTTGCGCCATGAGGCCGAGGCGATGCTGGAAGACGTCGGCCTTGTTGACCGACGCGGGGTCAATGCCGGCTCGCTGTCGCGAGGCGATAAGCGGCGTCTGGAACTTGCGATGTGCTTGATTCAGAAGCCGCGCCTCTTGCTGCTCGACGAGCCGACCGCCGGGATGAGCCGCCATGACACCAACACGACCATCGAACTTCTAAAGAAAATCAAAAGTCGTGGCATGACCAAGGTCATCATCGAGCACGATATGCATGTGGTCTTTTCGCTCGCCGACAAGATTTCGGTGCTTGCCGGTGGGCGGATCATCGCCGAAGGCCTGCCCGAAGAGGTGCGCGGCGATCCGCGCGTACAGGAAGCCTATCTGGGAGGAGCGCACTGA
- a CDS encoding branched-chain amino acid ABC transporter permease, producing the protein MDAIFAQLLNGLDKGGAYALIALGLTLVFGTLGVVNFAHGALFMLGAFCAVAFRRIITMETVTIDETQLSPWGSPLEVRTPLAQEWFGAYGEFIVDYSVPLSILLTIPVMLIIGIVMERGLIKHFYKRPHAEQILVTFGLAIVLQELVKAFFGPNPWPQPIPSDFRGAADVGVLFGLQAGAVTYPLWRLVYLLFSLVVLGGVFAFLRFTTFGMVVRAGMADRETVGLLGVNIDRRFTIMFGLAAVVAGMAGVMYTPLLPPNYHLGMDFLVLSFVVVVVGGMGSLPGAVAAGFLLGILQSFASMTQIKALIPGIDQIIVYAVAVIILLVRPRGLLGRRGVMEA; encoded by the coding sequence ATGGATGCGATTTTCGCACAATTGCTCAACGGGCTGGACAAGGGCGGTGCCTACGCCCTGATCGCCCTGGGCCTTACACTGGTTTTCGGCACCTTGGGCGTGGTGAATTTCGCCCACGGGGCCTTGTTCATGCTCGGTGCGTTCTGCGCTGTCGCGTTCCGCCGTATCATCACCATGGAAACGGTCACGATCGACGAAACCCAACTCTCTCCATGGGGATCGCCACTGGAGGTGCGGACGCCGTTGGCCCAGGAATGGTTCGGCGCGTACGGTGAATTCATCGTCGACTATTCGGTCCCGCTCTCGATCCTTTTGACCATTCCGGTCATGCTCATCATCGGCATCGTGATGGAGCGCGGGCTGATCAAGCATTTCTACAAGCGCCCGCATGCGGAACAAATTCTGGTGACGTTCGGCCTTGCCATCGTGCTTCAAGAGTTGGTTAAGGCGTTTTTCGGTCCCAATCCATGGCCGCAGCCGATCCCTTCCGACTTCCGCGGCGCCGCTGACGTGGGCGTCTTGTTCGGGCTGCAGGCTGGCGCCGTAACCTATCCGCTTTGGCGCCTTGTCTATTTGCTGTTTTCATTGGTGGTGCTTGGTGGCGTATTCGCATTTCTGCGCTTCACCACCTTTGGCATGGTGGTTCGAGCGGGCATGGCCGACCGCGAGACGGTCGGTCTGCTCGGGGTGAATATCGACCGACGATTTACAATCATGTTCGGTCTTGCCGCGGTCGTTGCGGGGATGGCGGGGGTGATGTACACGCCGCTATTGCCGCCCAATTACCATCTCGGCATGGATTTCCTGGTGCTCTCGTTTGTCGTGGTCGTGGTCGGCGGCATGGGGTCGCTGCCCGGCGCAGTAGCAGCGGGCTTCCTGCTGGGCATCCTGCAGTCATTTGCCTCGATGACCCAGATCAAGGCGCTCATACCTGGCATCGATCAGATCATCGTTTACGCGGTGGCTGTCATCATCCTGCTCGTCCGTCCTCGCGGCCTGTTGGGCCGGCGTGGCGTGATGGAGGCGTAA
- a CDS encoding branched-chain amino acid ABC transporter permease, whose amino-acid sequence MDIFRLPKNQYITLAIFSIVVLAMPYWLQPFGAAYAGLMQQFAIYAIFAVGFNILFGLTGYLSFGHAAFLGVGSYTAVWSFKLLSMDAIPALIFATIMAGLFALVIGFVSLRRSGIYFSILTLAFAQMSYNLAYSVLTPITNGETSLQLASADPRVLDSLLTMGTSERIPSPSLLGGELGGIGGFYLCAIILILAFFIAQKIFFSPFGMMLRAIKSNQTRMAYTGFNTRPYTLAAFVISGMYAGLAGGLLAITDPLAGAERMQWTASGEVVLMTILGGVGTLVGPVIGAWFIKYMENIFSAFNERILNFYFDWMPDSIQQAWVTFVSKFVGEGWKLTEGLVFVLIVVFLPGGIMEGVRRIHALFSNRRRAEKRTELSTSAAE is encoded by the coding sequence ATGGATATTTTCCGACTTCCCAAGAACCAATATATCACGCTGGCGATCTTCTCGATCGTGGTCCTCGCCATGCCTTACTGGCTCCAACCTTTCGGGGCCGCCTACGCCGGTCTGATGCAGCAATTTGCGATCTATGCGATCTTTGCCGTGGGCTTCAATATTCTGTTCGGGCTGACCGGCTATCTCAGCTTCGGCCATGCCGCATTTCTCGGGGTAGGCTCTTATACGGCCGTCTGGTCGTTCAAATTGCTGTCGATGGATGCCATTCCGGCACTGATCTTCGCAACCATCATGGCGGGGCTGTTTGCCCTGGTGATCGGATTTGTTTCGTTGCGCCGTTCAGGCATCTACTTTTCGATCCTGACGCTCGCTTTCGCACAGATGAGCTACAACCTCGCCTATTCGGTGCTCACCCCCATAACCAACGGCGAAACGTCCCTGCAATTGGCAAGCGCCGATCCGCGTGTCCTCGATAGCCTGCTGACCATGGGCACCAGCGAGCGCATTCCCTCTCCGAGCCTGCTGGGTGGTGAGCTGGGAGGAATTGGTGGCTTCTATCTGTGTGCCATAATTCTCATTCTCGCTTTCTTCATTGCGCAGAAGATCTTCTTCTCGCCGTTCGGCATGATGTTGCGGGCTATCAAGTCCAACCAGACCCGCATGGCCTATACCGGGTTCAATACCCGCCCCTATACCCTCGCTGCTTTCGTGATCTCGGGCATGTATGCGGGCTTGGCCGGCGGGTTGCTGGCGATCACCGACCCGCTTGCCGGCGCCGAGCGCATGCAGTGGACGGCCTCGGGTGAGGTGGTTCTGATGACAATCCTTGGTGGGGTTGGCACTCTGGTCGGCCCGGTTATTGGAGCGTGGTTTATCAAGTACATGGAGAACATTTTCTCCGCCTTTAACGAGCGCATTCTCAATTTCTACTTCGACTGGATGCCGGACAGCATCCAGCAGGCATGGGTGACCTTCGTTTCGAAATTCGTGGGCGAGGGATGGAAGCTGACCGAGGGTCTGGTGTTTGTGCTAATCGTCGTGTTTCTGCCCGGCGGCATCATGGAAGGCGTGCGCCGGATCCACGCATTGTTCTCCAACCGTCGCCGCGCCGAAAAACGTACTGAACTCAGTACTTCCGCAGCTGAATAG
- a CDS encoding response regulator transcription factor, translating into MAIDILIAEDEPSILEALDFVLKRAGWTISAVMDGEAVMDAVRRQRPRVLVLDIMLPKRSGFEVLKQIRADRSTADLPVLVLTAKGQQQDRRIAEELGANKFVTKPYSNADVVDAVRSLLGAPADDRQPG; encoded by the coding sequence TTGGCGATCGATATTCTCATTGCAGAAGACGAACCAAGCATCCTTGAAGCACTTGATTTCGTTCTAAAAAGAGCAGGATGGACAATCAGTGCTGTCATGGATGGCGAGGCCGTCATGGACGCCGTACGGCGACAGCGGCCGCGCGTGCTCGTTCTCGACATAATGCTGCCCAAACGCAGCGGTTTTGAAGTACTCAAGCAGATCCGGGCAGATCGGAGCACTGCCGATCTGCCCGTTCTCGTCCTGACGGCAAAGGGGCAGCAGCAGGACCGCCGTATCGCTGAAGAGCTTGGCGCCAACAAATTCGTGACCAAACCCTATTCCAACGCCGACGTGGTTGATGCCGTACGCAGCTTGCTCGGCGCGCCCGCCGACGACCGACAGCCCGGTTGA
- a CDS encoding substrate-binding protein yields MSDLKRGISRRRVVKTGMAGILATGVSPLILSKGAWAQEFCNAPTGDTVTLGFNVPQTGAYADEGADELRAYELAVEHLNGEGDGGLIPHFSSDALQGNGILGKRVEYVTGDTQTAADPARESARRMIERDGAVMITGGSSSATAVAVQSLCQDMGVIFMSALTHSNDTTGKDKRRYGFRHFFNAYQSGVGLGPQLGAAYGNTRRAYHLTADYTWGWTQEESMIAATEALGWETVETVRTPVGAGDFSQYITPVLNSGADVLILNHYGFDGVNSLTQATQFGLRDRQANGQDFQLVLPLVSDLMAAGAGDAMQGVYGTSNWYWSMQDEASKAFTASFGAKWGSPPSQAAHTSYVQTLLYADAVERAGTFYPPEVIAALEDFEFDGMGNGPTLYRGSDHQCFKDVLVVQGKETPSNEFDLLEVVNTASRESVTYDPAIFGGELGPYEPNMC; encoded by the coding sequence ATGAGCGATTTGAAACGCGGAATCAGCCGTCGTCGCGTCGTCAAGACGGGTATGGCTGGCATCCTGGCGACGGGGGTTTCCCCCCTTATTCTGTCCAAGGGGGCATGGGCGCAGGAATTTTGCAACGCGCCGACCGGTGACACCGTAACGCTGGGGTTCAATGTGCCTCAGACTGGCGCTTATGCCGACGAGGGTGCTGACGAACTTCGGGCCTATGAGCTCGCCGTCGAGCATCTGAACGGTGAAGGCGATGGCGGCCTTATCCCGCATTTTTCGTCGGATGCCTTGCAGGGCAATGGCATTCTGGGCAAGCGGGTCGAATATGTGACCGGCGATACGCAAACGGCCGCCGATCCGGCTCGCGAGTCCGCACGCCGGATGATCGAACGCGACGGGGCCGTGATGATCACCGGCGGTTCGTCCTCGGCGACGGCCGTGGCCGTTCAAAGCCTATGCCAGGATATGGGCGTCATCTTCATGTCCGCCCTCACGCACTCGAACGATACCACTGGCAAGGACAAGCGTCGCTACGGTTTCCGGCACTTCTTCAACGCCTATCAATCGGGCGTGGGGCTCGGCCCCCAACTCGGCGCTGCATATGGCAATACGCGCCGCGCCTATCATCTGACCGCCGACTACACTTGGGGCTGGACCCAGGAAGAGTCGATGATTGCCGCTACCGAAGCTCTGGGTTGGGAAACTGTCGAGACGGTTCGGACTCCTGTGGGTGCTGGCGATTTCAGCCAGTATATTACTCCGGTTCTCAACTCTGGCGCGGACGTTCTGATCCTCAATCACTACGGGTTCGATGGCGTCAACTCTCTCACCCAGGCAACTCAGTTCGGGTTGCGTGACCGGCAGGCGAATGGACAAGATTTCCAGCTCGTTCTGCCACTGGTCTCCGATCTGATGGCGGCTGGTGCCGGAGACGCGATGCAGGGCGTTTACGGCACTTCGAACTGGTACTGGAGCATGCAGGATGAAGCGTCCAAAGCGTTCACCGCATCGTTTGGTGCCAAATGGGGTTCGCCGCCGAGCCAGGCAGCCCACACCTCCTACGTCCAAACGCTGCTCTATGCCGACGCCGTCGAGCGGGCAGGGACGTTCTATCCACCCGAGGTGATTGCGGCGCTCGAAGATTTCGAGTTCGACGGCATGGGCAATGGTCCCACGCTCTATCGTGGTTCGGACCACCAATGCTTCAAGGACGTCCTAGTCGTGCAGGGCAAGGAAACGCCATCCAACGAGTTCGATCTGCTCGAAGTGGTCAACACCGCGTCTCGGGAAAGCGTCACCTACGACCCGGCGATCTTCGGCGGTGAGCTTGGGCCCTACGAACCCAACATGTGCTAG
- a CDS encoding sensor histidine kinase, whose product MTLTADLVIATAVAYVGLLFVIAYLGDRHTRSRSGGFLRSPFVYTLSISVYCTSWTFYGAVGTAARNGLEYLTIYLGPTVVFIGWWFILRRLVRISHDQRITSIADLLSSRFGKSSTLAVLITVLAVIAIAPYIALQLKAITSSIEAIAGSSEFGRGSLEGWDEVGLAFGVAAGMAVFTILFGTRNVDAKEQHHGVVAAIAFEAVVKLAALLAVGFFVVYIGGGMDAIFANAETAGLSIHAGDTFGDRWISMMVLAAAAIICLPRQFQVTVVENSDEKHLRTASWAFPAYMLAMSLFTLPIALFGLTFMPAGSNPDMFVLTLPLAQGQDALALFAFIGGFSSATSMIILESIALSIMVSNHIVVPIMLRLTSGDGIGDGQGVRRLILNARRLSIMLILLLGFAYFYLTRGSDALAPIGLISFTGVAQFLPAILASLFWRDASTKAAICAVSIGFVVWLWSSFMPSFASSSPLVASVMTNGPWGIEWLRPQGLFGFDDLDPLTHAVFWSLFLNTTVLILGSLVTNQSALEHVQAALFLNVFRRTSNEASPLRGSATADDLFLVARRVLGHDRAVALFSEEAKQARMPWTTLEPSSSFIRRLEREMAGSIGAASAHVMLSKVVSGDSISLEEVMQMADETQQAIEYSQELEKTSTQLRATAEKLEEANRQLRKVDLQKDEFLSQVSHEVRTPMTAIRAFSEILLSEDELDENSKTKFVSTIHKESLRLTSLLDEILDLSALERGERAWENRPIDAEESLDQALRVCDALARQNNTQVKIGTRASAAYVRSDPDRLSQVLINLISNAIKYNGAIAPIVEVRSRLKKGAYIIEVEDNGIGIAEEERPRIFDKFYRGRLGETGPYAGAGLGLPISREIISRMDGVLELVSNVEEGACFRITLPLITRSEAGAAQ is encoded by the coding sequence ATGACACTAACGGCCGACCTCGTCATCGCGACTGCCGTGGCCTATGTCGGACTGTTGTTCGTTATCGCCTATCTCGGCGATAGGCACACGCGGAGTCGAAGCGGGGGATTTCTGCGATCTCCCTTCGTTTATACCCTCTCCATCTCGGTCTATTGCACGAGTTGGACCTTTTATGGCGCCGTTGGCACCGCAGCCCGCAACGGGCTGGAATACCTGACAATTTATCTTGGTCCGACAGTCGTTTTCATCGGATGGTGGTTCATTCTGAGGCGTCTGGTCCGTATCAGTCACGACCAGCGCATCACGTCAATCGCAGACCTGCTGTCGTCTCGATTCGGCAAATCGAGCACCCTCGCCGTGCTCATAACCGTGCTGGCCGTTATCGCCATCGCCCCCTACATCGCTCTGCAGCTCAAGGCCATAACCTCATCCATCGAAGCCATCGCTGGATCGTCCGAATTCGGACGTGGAAGCCTTGAGGGCTGGGACGAGGTGGGGCTGGCCTTCGGCGTGGCAGCCGGTATGGCCGTTTTCACTATCCTTTTCGGGACCCGCAACGTCGACGCCAAGGAACAACATCATGGCGTGGTGGCGGCGATCGCGTTCGAGGCCGTGGTAAAGCTCGCGGCCCTGCTCGCCGTCGGCTTTTTCGTAGTCTATATCGGCGGCGGTATGGATGCGATTTTTGCCAATGCCGAGACGGCGGGACTGAGCATCCATGCGGGAGACACCTTCGGCGATCGTTGGATTTCAATGATGGTGCTGGCCGCTGCGGCGATCATCTGCCTTCCACGACAGTTTCAGGTGACGGTCGTGGAAAATTCAGACGAAAAGCACCTCCGAACGGCGAGTTGGGCCTTTCCCGCCTATATGCTCGCAATGAGCCTCTTCACGCTCCCTATCGCATTGTTTGGCCTTACTTTTATGCCAGCGGGCTCAAATCCCGATATGTTCGTGCTTACGCTCCCGTTGGCACAGGGCCAGGATGCATTGGCCCTGTTTGCGTTCATCGGCGGATTTTCCTCGGCAACGTCGATGATTATCCTTGAATCCATTGCGCTTTCGATAATGGTTTCAAACCATATCGTTGTGCCGATCATGCTGCGGCTGACGTCTGGCGACGGGATCGGGGATGGTCAGGGCGTAAGGCGGTTGATCCTCAACGCACGGCGCCTCTCGATCATGCTTATCCTGTTGCTGGGGTTTGCATATTTCTATCTGACCCGCGGGTCGGATGCCCTCGCGCCCATTGGATTGATTTCATTTACAGGGGTTGCACAATTTCTGCCGGCGATACTTGCGAGCCTTTTCTGGCGTGATGCTTCAACAAAAGCCGCTATCTGCGCAGTATCGATTGGTTTTGTCGTATGGCTGTGGTCAAGTTTCATGCCATCATTTGCCTCGTCATCCCCCCTTGTCGCCTCCGTGATGACCAATGGACCCTGGGGGATTGAGTGGCTACGCCCACAAGGCTTGTTCGGCTTTGACGACCTCGATCCGCTCACCCATGCAGTGTTCTGGAGTCTGTTCTTAAACACCACTGTTTTGATCCTGGGTTCGCTGGTGACAAACCAGTCGGCGCTCGAACATGTTCAGGCGGCGCTCTTTCTCAACGTCTTCCGGCGTACCAGCAACGAGGCGAGCCCGCTCCGGGGATCGGCTACCGCTGATGACCTTTTTCTGGTCGCAAGACGGGTGCTGGGCCACGATCGCGCCGTTGCGCTGTTTTCCGAAGAAGCCAAGCAGGCCCGGATGCCGTGGACGACACTGGAGCCGAGTTCATCGTTCATCCGACGGCTCGAGCGCGAGATGGCCGGATCGATCGGCGCGGCGTCGGCCCATGTCATGCTGTCGAAGGTGGTTTCCGGCGATTCCATATCGCTCGAAGAGGTCATGCAGATGGCCGACGAGACGCAGCAGGCCATCGAATACTCCCAGGAACTCGAAAAGACCTCCACCCAATTGCGGGCCACCGCCGAAAAACTCGAGGAGGCAAATCGGCAATTGCGCAAAGTGGATCTGCAAAAGGATGAGTTTCTCAGCCAGGTGAGCCATGAGGTCCGCACGCCGATGACAGCAATCCGGGCCTTTTCCGAAATCCTGCTCAGTGAAGACGAGCTCGACGAAAATTCGAAGACCAAATTCGTATCGACCATCCACAAGGAAAGTCTGCGCCTGACCTCACTGCTGGACGAAATTCTCGACCTTTCGGCACTCGAACGCGGCGAAAGGGCCTGGGAAAACCGGCCCATAGATGCCGAGGAATCGCTCGATCAGGCCCTTCGGGTCTGCGATGCGCTGGCGCGTCAGAACAATACGCAGGTCAAGATCGGCACCAGGGCGTCAGCCGCCTATGTCCGATCCGACCCCGACCGGCTGAGCCAGGTGCTTATCAATCTTATTTCCAACGCCATCAAATACAACGGCGCCATCGCCCCGATTGTCGAAGTGCGTTCCAGGCTCAAGAAGGGTGCCTATATCATCGAAGTGGAAGACAACGGCATCGGGATTGCCGAGGAGGAACGCCCGCGAATCTTCGACAAGTTCTATCGAGGAAGGCTGGGCGAAACAGGGCCATATGCCGGGGCGGGACTGGGGCTGCCGATAAGTCGGGAAATCATTTCGCGGATGGACGGCGTACTTGAACTGGTTTCCAACGTCGAAGAAGGCGCCTGTTTCCGTATCACCCTTCCGCTAATCACCCGAAGCGAAGCGGGTGCAGCGCAATAG
- the panC gene encoding pantoate--beta-alanine ligase produces the protein MSMLVLRSVAEVRAQVAQWRQAGDNIAVVPTMGALHEGHLSLVRAARGRAKRVIVTLFVNPSQFNNAEDLAKYPRDEASDIARLEAEHVDLLYAPSVEEMYPEGFVTKVSVSRLSEGLCGEHRPGHFDGVATVVTKLLLQTQANAAFFGEKDFQQLSVIRRLARDLDIPVEIVGVPTVREADGLAMSSRNVRLSEAARKLAPAMTEALSAAGAAIQAGQPVAAATDAARSALLKGGYSEVEYLELRDAETLEPIFELDRPARLLAAGWLDGVRLIDNIAVLPMR, from the coding sequence ATGAGTATGCTCGTCCTTCGGAGTGTCGCCGAGGTCAGGGCGCAAGTAGCCCAGTGGCGTCAAGCCGGGGATAATATTGCGGTCGTGCCCACTATGGGGGCATTGCACGAGGGGCATTTATCGCTCGTGAGAGCAGCCAGGGGCAGGGCGAAGCGCGTTATCGTCACGCTTTTTGTCAATCCCAGCCAATTCAACAATGCCGAGGATCTGGCCAAATATCCGCGCGATGAAGCATCGGACATCGCAAGGCTCGAGGCCGAGCATGTTGATCTGCTTTATGCACCGAGCGTCGAGGAGATGTATCCCGAAGGCTTTGTCACCAAGGTCTCCGTCTCCCGATTGAGCGAAGGGCTTTGCGGGGAGCATCGTCCCGGTCATTTCGATGGCGTTGCAACCGTGGTCACCAAGCTGTTGCTTCAGACGCAGGCGAATGCGGCATTTTTCGGCGAGAAGGACTTTCAGCAGCTCAGCGTCATCCGACGGCTGGCGCGGGATCTGGACATCCCTGTCGAAATCGTTGGCGTACCAACGGTGCGCGAGGCTGACGGGTTGGCGATGTCTTCGCGCAACGTCAGGTTGAGCGAAGCGGCTCGCAAACTGGCCCCGGCTATGACCGAAGCGCTGAGTGCGGCGGGTGCGGCCATCCAAGCAGGTCAGCCGGTTGCCGCGGCCACCGACGCAGCAAGGTCAGCGCTTTTGAAGGGGGGGTACTCGGAGGTTGAGTACCTCGAACTGCGCGATGCCGAAACGCTTGAACCGATTTTCGAGTTGGACCGCCCAGCCCGGTTACTGGCTGCGGGCTGGCTCGATGGCGTGCGCCTTATCGACAATATTGCCGTCCTGCCTATGCGTTGA
- a CDS encoding ABC transporter ATP-binding protein: MNAVSTNMQPETVAAAGSPFLSVQDIHSYYGESYIVQGVSFDIPHGEILALLGRNGAGKSSTLRTIARLDNPSLQQGEIWLDGEPIHKLKSFEAARAGIQLVPEDRRIIQGLSVEENLTLAQVAPGSGWELDRIYGHFPRLAERRKQEGTTLSGGEQQMLAIARALARNLKLLLLDEPYEGLAPVIVQEIETILHEIKELGITTIIVEQNAVAALKLADRAVILDTGEVAFSGTAREVLDNADLRHEYLAI, translated from the coding sequence ATGAATGCCGTCTCGACAAACATGCAGCCGGAAACGGTCGCCGCTGCCGGTTCGCCCTTTCTTTCGGTACAGGACATTCATTCCTATTACGGTGAAAGCTATATCGTTCAGGGGGTGAGTTTCGATATTCCCCATGGCGAAATTCTCGCTCTTCTGGGCCGTAACGGTGCGGGCAAAAGCTCAACGCTGCGAACCATCGCGCGATTGGACAACCCGTCATTGCAGCAGGGGGAAATCTGGCTCGATGGCGAGCCGATCCACAAGCTCAAATCGTTCGAAGCGGCGCGCGCGGGCATCCAACTGGTTCCGGAAGATCGCCGGATCATTCAGGGTCTGAGCGTTGAGGAAAACCTTACGCTTGCCCAAGTCGCACCGGGCAGCGGTTGGGAGCTCGATCGCATTTATGGACATTTTCCACGCCTTGCCGAACGCCGCAAGCAGGAGGGCACAACCCTATCGGGTGGTGAGCAGCAGATGCTGGCCATTGCCCGCGCGTTGGCCAGGAATCTAAAGCTTCTCTTGCTTGACGAGCCCTATGAGGGGCTGGCCCCGGTTATAGTCCAGGAGATCGAGACGATCCTGCATGAGATCAAAGAACTGGGCATCACGACCATTATCGTCGAGCAGAATGCGGTTGCGGCGCTCAAGCTGGCGGATCGGGCCGTCATTCTCGACACGGGGGAGGTGGCATTCTCCGGAACGGCCCGGGAAGTACTCGATAATGCCGACCTGCGCCACGAGTATCTTGCCATTTAA